CCAAGGGCGCGCAGATCGTCAGCCGGGCCGACACCCGACAGCATCAGAAGCTGAGGTGAGCCGATGGCGCCTTGCGCCACGATGATCTCGCGCCCGACGCGCGCTTCGCGTTCCTGCCCGTCGCGCTTGTACGACACACCTGCCGCGCGTTTGCCGTCCCACAAGAGCGACGTGACGAACGCCCCGGTCTCGACCGTCAGGTTGGCGCGCTCGTCAGCAGCGCCCAGAAAGCAGCGCGCGACGCTTGAGCGTTTGCCGCCATGCACGGTGAAGTCCAGCAAACCGGCGCCGACCTGACCGGCGCCGTTGAAGTCGGGGTTCGCCGGCAGACCGGACTGCAGGCACGCCGCGACAAACGCATGATCGATCGGCTGCGGGTTGCCAGCCGGCCCGGTCAACAGAGGGCCGGAGTCGCCGCGATAGAGATCGCCGCCGACCGACCGCGTCTCCGAGCGTTTGAAGTAAGGCAGCACGTCGGCATAGGCCCAGCCATCCAGGCCCAGTTGGCGCCAGCCGTCATAGTCGCGCGCGTTGCCGCGGATGTAGATCATGCCGTTGATCGCGCTCGACCCGCCGAGGCCACGGCCGCGCGGCCAATTGACACGGCGTCCGCCAAGGTTGGGCTGCGGCTCGGTGTAGTAGCGCCAATCGAATTTCGGGTGACCGAACGCAAGCGCATTGGCGGCGGGCATGTAGACGCGGAAATCCTTGTTGTTCGTGCCCGCTTCCAGGACCAACACACTGACATCCGGGTCCTCCGACAAGCGACTTGCCAGGACGCTGCCGGCCGATCCGCCGCCAACAATGATGTAGTCGTACGCGCCTGGCTGATCCATCGCCTCACCCTATCGTTCGGACGGCATCTTGGCCCGCTTGAATGGCGCGTCGTCAAGCGAAACCGGGCTCCTGGAATCGTCCCACCTGCTTCGGCTATGGTAGCGCCACAATCTGGGAGTGAGGCGGCCATGCC
The window above is part of the Pseudomonadota bacterium genome. Proteins encoded here:
- a CDS encoding GMC family oxidoreductase N-terminal domain-containing protein, whose product is MDQPGAYDYIIVGGGSAGSVLASRLSEDPDVSVLVLEAGTNNKDFRVYMPAANALAFGHPKFDWRYYTEPQPNLGGRRVNWPRGRGLGGSSAINGMIYIRGNARDYDGWRQLGLDGWAYADVLPYFKRSETRSVGGDLYRGDSGPLLTGPAGNPQPIDHAFVAACLQSGLPANPDFNGAGQVGAGLLDFTVHGGKRSSVARCFLGAADERANLTVETGAFVTSLLWDGKRAAGVSYKRDGQEREARVGREIIVAQGAIGSPQLLMLSGVGPADDLRALG